GAGTTCCAGGCCATGTTGCGCGCCATGGGGGCACTGATGAGTTTCGAAGACAACAAACAGGTGCTGCCGATGTTTCAGCGTCTGTTCTTCGCCCTCGACGATCTCCCGCATGACGCAGCGCGCGAGCAGGCGCGCAAAGCGCTCAAACGCGCACAGGCCGACTTGCAAAAAACCGACCGCGCCGGCGCCATCTCCGCACTCACCCAGGCCGGCGCTCCCTATGCCGACCCCGTGCTGACACCACCTCTGAAAGCCGCCGGACAAGCGCTCACCGCGGCCAACGCAGCGTTGGTCCACGGCAATGGCTCGCAGGCCGAAACCAATCTGGTCAAACTTGCGACCGATCTG
This genomic stretch from Acidihalobacter ferrooxydans harbors:
- a CDS encoding YfdX family protein produces the protein MRLRTALIATIAAAAFSLGIQAQAATGLRPDIRSLNRMQVYAAQALADSEEARAALHDGAPGTAANALSKTRTLLELIHSRLPAAEFQAMLRAMGALMSFEDNKQVLPMFQRLFFALDDLPHDAAREQARKALKRAQADLQKTDRAGAISALTQAGAPYADPVLTPPLKAAGQALTAANAALVHGNGSQAETNLVKLATDLLKLHKALATYPLTMTQNAPPHGTRNP